One Streptomyces sp. V4I8 genomic window carries:
- a CDS encoding alpha-galactosidase, with the protein MLEISDNGRTWLLSGPTSGYALHLTDGDELLHLHWGPRIALADAEALAVRPLPEYWPFESPLDGREEYPVEGGPRFARPALSVRTEERRGTEWGFERYEAEGDELRLRFCDDGLTVTLHYRMRGDVVERWVTLDNQGPVVELLRADSATWTLPDREDWRLSQLHGRWGAESRLARSPLTYGEKVIGSRRGHTGHQHLPWVALDTDATEERGEVYGCALGWSGSWRIAVAQLPDARVQITGGAGYDDSGLLRLAAGESFTTPVFAGLWSDGGFGGASRAWHAYQRAYVIPDADQDRPVLFNSWEATEFDISEEQQSVLARRAAAIGVELFVVDDGWFGARTSDRAGLGDWTPNPDRFPSGLKPLAEYVHALGMQFGIWVEPEMVNPDSELYRAHPEWVQHQTGRKRTEFRNQLVLNLAREDVQEHLWERLDGILSSAPIDYVKWDFNRCFTDAGWPGESYPQRLWVDHVRALYGLLDRLRAAHPGVAFESCSGGGGRIDLGVLGRTDQVWTSDNTDPLDRLAIQQGFSQIHPARAMAAWVTDSPNAMLNHRASSLRFRFVSAMAGVLGVGGDLTRWAEEELAEAREWVTLYKEIRPVVQRGDLYRLRAPRGGLSAVQYVLGDETVVLAWLQAQSYGEPVPALRLRALDSTAAYECLETGEIHRGAVLGHNGLRVGLRGDLDATVIRLRRI; encoded by the coding sequence ATGCTGGAGATCTCCGACAACGGCCGTACGTGGCTCCTCTCCGGGCCGACCAGCGGTTACGCCCTGCATCTGACCGACGGGGACGAGCTGCTGCACCTCCACTGGGGGCCGCGGATCGCGCTCGCCGACGCCGAGGCCCTCGCCGTACGCCCGCTGCCGGAGTACTGGCCCTTCGAGTCCCCGCTCGACGGGCGCGAGGAGTACCCGGTCGAGGGCGGCCCCCGCTTCGCACGGCCCGCCCTGTCCGTGCGCACCGAGGAGCGGCGCGGCACCGAGTGGGGTTTCGAGCGGTACGAGGCCGAGGGTGACGAGCTGCGGTTGCGTTTCTGTGACGACGGGCTGACCGTCACCCTGCACTACCGGATGCGCGGGGACGTCGTGGAGCGCTGGGTGACCCTGGACAACCAGGGGCCCGTGGTGGAGCTGCTGCGCGCCGACTCGGCCACCTGGACGCTGCCCGACCGGGAGGACTGGCGGCTGTCCCAGCTGCACGGCCGCTGGGGCGCCGAGTCCCGGCTGGCGCGGTCCCCCCTCACCTACGGTGAGAAGGTCATCGGCAGCCGCCGCGGGCACACCGGGCACCAGCACCTGCCGTGGGTCGCGCTCGACACGGACGCCACCGAGGAGCGCGGCGAGGTCTACGGCTGCGCCCTCGGCTGGTCCGGGTCCTGGCGCATCGCCGTCGCCCAACTGCCGGACGCGCGCGTGCAGATCACCGGCGGCGCCGGATACGACGACTCGGGCCTGCTGCGGCTGGCGGCGGGGGAGTCCTTCACGACGCCCGTCTTCGCCGGACTGTGGAGCGACGGCGGCTTCGGCGGGGCGAGCCGCGCCTGGCACGCGTACCAGCGCGCGTATGTGATCCCGGACGCCGACCAGGACCGGCCCGTGCTGTTCAACTCCTGGGAGGCGACGGAGTTCGACATCTCCGAGGAGCAGCAGAGTGTGCTCGCGCGGCGGGCCGCGGCCATCGGCGTCGAGCTGTTCGTGGTCGACGACGGTTGGTTCGGGGCGCGCACCAGCGACCGCGCCGGGCTCGGCGACTGGACGCCCAACCCCGACCGCTTTCCGTCCGGCCTCAAGCCGCTCGCCGAGTACGTGCACGCGCTGGGTATGCAGTTCGGTATCTGGGTCGAACCGGAAATGGTCAATCCGGACAGTGAGTTGTATCGCGCCCATCCTGAGTGGGTTCAGCATCAAACGGGACGAAAGCGGACGGAATTCCGCAATCAGCTCGTACTGAACCTGGCGCGCGAAGACGTCCAGGAGCACCTCTGGGAGCGGCTGGACGGGATCCTCTCCAGCGCCCCGATCGACTATGTGAAGTGGGACTTCAACCGCTGCTTCACCGACGCCGGCTGGCCGGGTGAGTCGTACCCGCAGCGCCTGTGGGTCGACCACGTGCGCGCCCTGTACGGCCTGCTGGACCGGCTGCGGGCCGCTCACCCGGGCGTCGCCTTCGAGTCCTGCTCGGGCGGCGGCGGACGGATCGACCTCGGCGTGCTCGGCCGTACGGACCAGGTGTGGACCTCGGACAACACCGACCCCCTCGACCGGCTGGCCATCCAGCAGGGATTCAGCCAGATCCACCCGGCCCGGGCCATGGCCGCCTGGGTCACCGACAGCCCGAACGCCATGCTCAACCATCGCGCCAGCTCCCTGCGCTTCCGGTTCGTCAGTGCCATGGCCGGGGTGCTCGGGGTCGGTGGCGATCTCACCCGATGGGCCGAGGAGGAGCTCGCCGAGGCGCGCGAGTGGGTGACTCTCTACAAGGAGATCCGGCCCGTGGTGCAGCGCGGTGACCTCTATCGCCTGCGGGCTCCGCGGGGCGGACTGAGTGCGGTGCAGTACGTGCTCGGGGACGAGACGGTCGTCCTCGCCTGGCTCCAGGCACAGAGCTACGGCGAGCCCGTTCCGGCGCTGCGACTGCGCGCCCTGGACTCGACAGCAGCGTATGAATGCCTAGAAACGGGCGAAATTCACCGAGGTGCCGTACTGGGACACAACGGACTGCGGGTCGGTTTGCGGGGTGACCTCGATGCGACGGTTATCCGACTGCGTCGCATCTAG
- a CDS encoding peptidoglycan DD-metalloendopeptidase family protein has product MPAKGKHRRPKSLRLTRSIAVAGTGGAALALPLIGATGAHAAPSQSVSEKAVQSLPVTEKKTAEKKDTEKKGLRTYSVKVGDYLSKIADEQNVSGGWKQLYADNREAVGDDPSLIHPGLKLSIGGKKATSAPKSSSSPSSSSSVPSSSAPSKSSSDSAASKSSASKTTTTSQSAENAGTSSGFSAPVDGAAVGTAYKVAGSMWSSGYHTGVDFSAATGTPLKAVGAGTVVSAGWGGAYGNQVVIQLADGYYAQYAHLSSLSVSSGQTVTAGQQIGLSGATGNVTGPHLHFEIRTTPDYGSDMDPVAYLRSKGVAIG; this is encoded by the coding sequence ATGCCCGCGAAGGGTAAGCACCGCCGCCCGAAGTCCCTGCGCCTCACCCGCTCCATCGCCGTCGCCGGAACCGGGGGCGCCGCTCTCGCTCTCCCGCTGATCGGTGCCACCGGCGCCCACGCCGCTCCCTCGCAGTCCGTTTCGGAAAAGGCCGTTCAGTCCCTTCCGGTGACCGAGAAGAAGACGGCCGAGAAGAAGGACACCGAGAAGAAGGGCCTGCGGACCTATTCGGTGAAGGTCGGCGATTACCTTTCGAAGATCGCTGACGAGCAGAACGTCAGCGGTGGCTGGAAGCAGCTCTACGCCGACAACCGCGAGGCCGTCGGCGACGACCCGTCGCTGATCCACCCCGGCCTGAAGCTCTCGATCGGCGGCAAGAAGGCGACGAGCGCCCCCAAGTCGTCGTCCTCCCCCTCGTCTTCCTCCTCCGTGCCTTCCTCCTCCGCGCCTTCCAAGTCGTCCTCGGACTCGGCCGCCTCGAAGTCCTCCGCCTCGAAGACGACCACGACCAGCCAGAGCGCCGAGAACGCCGGCACCTCCAGCGGCTTCTCCGCCCCCGTCGACGGTGCCGCCGTCGGCACCGCCTACAAGGTGGCGGGCAGCATGTGGTCGAGCGGCTACCACACCGGTGTCGACTTCTCCGCCGCCACCGGCACCCCGCTGAAGGCGGTCGGCGCGGGCACCGTCGTCTCGGCCGGCTGGGGCGGTGCGTACGGCAACCAGGTCGTCATCCAGCTCGCCGACGGTTACTACGCCCAGTACGCCCACCTGTCCTCGCTCTCCGTCTCCAGCGGCCAGACCGTGACCGCGGGCCAGCAGATAGGCCTCTCCGGCGCGACCGGCAACGTCACCGGCCCGCACCTGCACTTCGAGATCCGCACCACGCCGGACTACGGCTCGGACATGGACCCGGTCGCCTACCTCCGCTCGAAGGGCGTCGCCATCGGCTGA